A part of Haloarchaeobius sp. HME9146 genomic DNA contains:
- a CDS encoding DUF1028 domain-containing protein, whose product MTFSICVRESCGDHDRFGVAVTTRMPGIGDLSPFVSQDGAVAIQGHVTGALGPQIIELLADDYHLDDVVRTVLNPEVDPENRQIHGVDRHGTTTYTGEACNDWSGHLAGADYSVAGNLLESGEVLDAMADSYEDSDRRERLAKRLIDALEAGEEAGGDHRDLDIQSAALRVFDPEAPLGDSYYNDLRTNATWTPLADLREQYELGVRGRKIVAERYDWD is encoded by the coding sequence GTGACCTTCAGCATCTGCGTCAGGGAATCCTGCGGCGACCACGACCGCTTCGGCGTTGCGGTCACGACGCGGATGCCCGGCATCGGCGACCTCTCGCCGTTCGTCTCCCAGGACGGGGCGGTCGCGATACAGGGCCACGTCACCGGCGCGCTCGGCCCGCAAATCATCGAGTTGCTCGCTGACGACTACCATCTCGACGACGTGGTCAGGACCGTCCTCAACCCCGAGGTGGACCCCGAGAACCGCCAGATTCACGGGGTAGACCGGCACGGCACGACGACCTACACGGGTGAGGCGTGCAACGACTGGAGCGGCCATCTGGCAGGTGCGGACTACTCCGTCGCGGGGAACCTGCTCGAATCGGGGGAGGTCCTCGACGCGATGGCCGACTCCTACGAGGACAGTGACCGCAGGGAACGGCTCGCGAAGCGACTCATCGACGCGCTGGAAGCGGGCGAGGAAGCTGGCGGCGACCACCGCGACCTCGACATCCAGTCGGCGGCACTGCGCGTGTTCGACCCGGAGGCACCGCTCGGGGATTCCTACTACAACGACCTCCGGACCAATGCGACGTGGACGCCCCTCGCGGACCTGCGGGAACAATACGAACTCGGCGTGCGGGGACGAAAGATAGTCGCCGAGCGGTACGACTGGGACTGA
- the paaI gene encoding hydroxyphenylacetyl-CoA thioesterase PaaI has product MSELPEETRERIESDPYCAMLGIELVELGEGTATMELTVTEDMLNFHGTPHGGAIYSLADAAFAAASNSHGTTAVALETNMSYLEAVETGTTLRAEAEESHMAGRTAEYSIDIVAGEDRVATFRGRVYRFVD; this is encoded by the coding sequence ATGAGCGAACTTCCCGAGGAGACCCGCGAGCGCATCGAATCGGACCCGTACTGCGCGATGCTCGGCATCGAACTCGTCGAGCTGGGCGAGGGAACCGCGACGATGGAGCTCACCGTGACCGAAGACATGCTGAACTTCCACGGGACGCCCCACGGCGGCGCCATCTACTCGCTGGCCGACGCCGCCTTCGCGGCCGCCTCGAACTCCCACGGGACGACGGCGGTCGCCCTGGAGACGAACATGTCCTACCTCGAGGCGGTCGAGACCGGGACGACCCTCCGCGCCGAGGCCGAGGAGAGCCACATGGCCGGCCGGACCGCCGAGTACAGCATCGACATCGTCGCGGGGGAGGACCGGGTGGCGACCTTCCGGGGTCGCGTGTATCGGTTCGTGGACTGA
- a CDS encoding VOC family protein, whose amino-acid sequence MTHDTPIRVDHVGLAVESVADAEPVLLALGCEKLSDETVEDRFRWVYYRLGDASRIELIEPIEEESFLTDFLESNGPGLHHVTLEVADIDAVIDGLEAADADLRVVDRAEFDTWTEVFVSPRNPTGTLFQLMEYHEDYTENRLPPEELFVNGGRVEEVQA is encoded by the coding sequence ATGACACACGACACACCGATCCGGGTGGACCACGTCGGCCTCGCCGTCGAGTCCGTGGCCGACGCCGAACCCGTCCTGCTCGCACTCGGCTGCGAGAAGCTCTCCGACGAGACCGTCGAGGACCGGTTTCGATGGGTGTACTACCGGCTGGGCGACGCGTCCCGCATCGAACTCATCGAACCCATCGAGGAGGAGTCGTTCCTGACCGACTTCCTGGAATCGAACGGCCCCGGCCTCCACCACGTCACGCTCGAGGTCGCGGACATCGACGCGGTCATCGACGGGCTCGAAGCCGCCGATGCCGACCTGCGGGTGGTCGACCGTGCCGAGTTCGACACCTGGACCGAAGTGTTCGTCTCCCCGCGGAACCCGACCGGCACACTGTTCCAGCTCATGGAGTACCACGAGGACTACACGGAGAACCGGCTGCCCCCCGAGGAACTGTTCGTCAACGGTGGGCGCGTCGAGGAGGTGCAGGCATGA
- a CDS encoding sporulation protein: protein MRRVLSSVGIGAATVDTVLPRNELTPSEELTVDVEIEGGDADQQVDGIYFAFATQYWSGTSHDTAVIDSVTVAEDFTIEAGSRRTIEVEVTVPPATPVTVGSTNVWLKTGLDIDWAIDPTDRDTIRVDPDPIRQAFFDAAESLGYVFDEADCKATHAVDPARPFVQEFDFVPEWGPYVDSGDLEAVFVPSDDGVTAVVQVEPEGGVDDFEEFADQSSKFSITDPDAATVEDTLDDVLSEHT, encoded by the coding sequence ATGCGACGCGTACTCTCTAGCGTGGGCATCGGTGCAGCCACGGTCGACACCGTCCTCCCACGGAACGAGTTGACCCCTAGCGAGGAGCTGACGGTCGACGTGGAGATCGAGGGCGGCGACGCCGACCAGCAGGTAGACGGCATCTACTTCGCGTTCGCCACGCAGTACTGGTCCGGGACCAGCCACGACACCGCGGTCATCGACTCGGTCACGGTCGCCGAGGACTTCACCATCGAGGCGGGCTCGCGCCGGACCATCGAGGTCGAGGTGACCGTCCCGCCGGCGACGCCGGTGACCGTCGGGAGCACGAACGTCTGGCTGAAGACCGGTCTCGACATCGACTGGGCCATCGACCCGACCGACAGGGACACCATCAGGGTCGACCCGGACCCGATTCGGCAGGCCTTCTTCGACGCCGCGGAGTCGCTCGGCTACGTCTTCGACGAGGCCGACTGCAAGGCGACCCACGCCGTCGACCCCGCCCGCCCGTTCGTCCAGGAGTTCGACTTCGTCCCCGAGTGGGGACCGTACGTTGATTCGGGCGACCTCGAAGCCGTGTTCGTCCCGTCGGACGATGGGGTCACCGCGGTCGTGCAGGTCGAACCCGAAGGGGGCGTCGACGACTTCGAGGAGTTCGCCGACCAGTCGAGCAAGTTCTCCATCACGGACCCCGACGCGGCCACCGTCGAGGACACGCTCGACGACGTGCTCTCCGAGCACACCTGA
- a CDS encoding sporulation protein — MKRVLSSVGIGSANVDTILPKTSLTPGETVEATVEIEGGSAEQEIENMYFALMTRYRTEDGYSQAVIDKFRVGQNFTIGEGERREETVDITVPYGTPLTMGNVKVWLKTGLDIDWAVDPKDTDHIEVRPDERMQALFDAVEDLGFSFYSAEVEKAPFGRGQPYAQEFEFKPQGGEFRGKLDELEVICAPSADSVTVMLEIDRRGGVLSEWADTDESKARFTFSEPDRDGIRDQLETIVRQHA, encoded by the coding sequence ATGAAACGAGTGCTCTCCAGCGTCGGAATCGGTTCCGCCAACGTCGACACCATCCTCCCGAAGACATCCCTCACACCGGGGGAGACCGTCGAAGCCACCGTCGAGATCGAGGGTGGGTCGGCCGAGCAGGAGATCGAGAACATGTACTTCGCGCTGATGACGCGCTACCGGACCGAGGACGGCTATTCCCAGGCCGTCATCGACAAGTTCCGGGTCGGCCAGAACTTCACCATCGGCGAGGGCGAGCGCCGCGAGGAGACCGTCGACATCACCGTCCCCTACGGCACCCCGCTGACGATGGGCAACGTGAAGGTGTGGCTGAAGACCGGCCTCGACATCGACTGGGCGGTCGACCCCAAGGACACCGACCACATCGAGGTGCGCCCCGACGAGCGCATGCAGGCGCTGTTCGACGCCGTCGAGGACCTCGGCTTCAGCTTCTACAGCGCCGAGGTCGAGAAGGCCCCGTTCGGTCGCGGACAGCCCTACGCCCAGGAGTTCGAGTTCAAACCCCAGGGCGGCGAGTTCCGCGGCAAGCTCGACGAACTGGAGGTCATCTGTGCGCCCAGTGCGGACTCGGTGACGGTCATGCTCGAGATCGACCGCCGCGGCGGCGTGCTCTCGGAGTGGGCCGACACCGACGAGTCGAAGGCGAGGTTCACGTTCAGCGAGCCCGACCGCGACGGTATCCGCGACCAACTGGAGACCATCGTCCGCCAGCACGCCTGA
- a CDS encoding Xaa-Pro peptidase family protein, producing MYDRTFMEGTRGTQAVDWEERIDVKRLREERYAKALARLEDSDLGSMLLVSDPNIRYVTGLAMTGGSGADHYTLLTEEGDIVHWDTADHASNQRFNCPWLHDIRYACPGLGNVPRASGSDSARGFLKQKMADLVYEAMEEYGVHKEPMGLDVGNAGLISAFENNDVEVKTKECVDLMHDARKIKTKDEIECLRQVAAICEAGFQQVVENARPGKRESEVWGDVTKELWRHGAFVGGGYLTSGPNTWPKHQANTTDRMIRPGDIVYADMYNIGYLGYRSCYYRTFSMGEPTEKQKEAYQTARDNLYDVLDRIEPGATTDEICKGFPDMEGEHADWYGATDHWQMTTNHWAHGLGLQLYEVPLIWRGLSPDHPIEIEEGMTMAVETMEPADRQGVRVEEMVVVRENGVEVLSQWPVDEITRIDY from the coding sequence ATGTACGACCGAACCTTCATGGAAGGGACGCGGGGCACCCAGGCGGTCGACTGGGAAGAGCGAATCGACGTGAAGCGACTGCGTGAAGAACGGTACGCGAAGGCGCTCGCCCGCCTCGAAGACTCCGACCTCGGCTCGATGCTGCTGGTCTCGGACCCGAACATCCGGTACGTGACTGGACTCGCCATGACCGGCGGCTCCGGCGCGGACCACTACACCCTGCTCACGGAGGAGGGCGACATCGTCCACTGGGACACGGCCGACCACGCCAGCAACCAGCGGTTCAACTGCCCCTGGCTGCACGACATCCGGTACGCGTGTCCGGGTCTCGGGAACGTCCCGCGGGCGTCCGGCAGCGACTCGGCTCGCGGCTTCCTCAAGCAGAAGATGGCCGACCTCGTCTACGAGGCGATGGAGGAGTACGGCGTCCACAAGGAGCCGATGGGGCTCGACGTCGGGAACGCGGGCCTCATCTCCGCGTTCGAGAACAACGACGTCGAGGTCAAGACCAAGGAGTGCGTCGACCTGATGCACGACGCCCGGAAGATCAAGACGAAGGACGAGATCGAGTGCCTGCGCCAGGTCGCGGCCATCTGTGAGGCTGGCTTCCAGCAGGTCGTCGAGAACGCCCGCCCGGGCAAGCGCGAGTCCGAGGTCTGGGGCGACGTGACGAAGGAACTCTGGCGCCACGGCGCGTTCGTCGGCGGCGGCTACCTGACTTCGGGCCCGAACACGTGGCCGAAGCACCAGGCCAACACCACCGACCGGATGATTCGCCCCGGTGACATCGTCTACGCCGACATGTACAACATCGGCTACCTCGGCTACCGCTCCTGCTACTACCGGACCTTCTCCATGGGCGAACCCACCGAGAAGCAGAAGGAAGCCTACCAGACCGCCCGCGACAACCTCTACGACGTGCTCGACCGCATCGAGCCCGGCGCGACCACCGACGAGATCTGCAAGGGCTTCCCCGACATGGAGGGCGAGCACGCCGACTGGTACGGCGCGACCGACCACTGGCAGATGACCACCAACCACTGGGCGCACGGGCTGGGTCTCCAGCTCTACGAGGTCCCGCTCATCTGGCGCGGCCTCTCGCCCGACCACCCCATCGAGATCGAGGAGGGCATGACCATGGCAGTCGAGACGATGGAGCCCGCCGACCGCCAGGGCGTCCGCGTCGAGGAGATGGTCGTCGTCCGCGAGAACGGCGTCGAAGTCCTCAGCCAGTGGCCCGTCGACGAGATCACCCGAATCGACTACTGA
- a CDS encoding MFS transporter has protein sequence MSLWRDPTRRRWLAWFTLAAAFVLVNFHRVSTGVLADDLTQVFDTSAAELGLLHASFFYIYAPMQLVAGMLADQTGTRRVATIGSLVMAIGVFGFAMSDTYLAGFASRALIGVGASVIYIATLRFCANWFETGEFATVAGMTLSASAVGGIIATTPLALFVAEYGWRSAFLTVGAVGLVGTLAIYVAVRDDPADAGMDPIEGAADPPDITPRETIQNAKLVLSERETWVLGGMLFFVIGTNFTVMGLWGIPYLVQAYGLSVSEASVFTLLGNTGLVVGSPVMGWLSDWLGRRTELIVVAAVVYTLAYGVIAALGTPPLVVVGAAFFIMMFLLGGFTLAYTVVRERFDGAVSGTATGAVNALGFFGGAVFPAILGAALDAFWTGELVAGSRVYSLFGYRVAFGIATLNGLIALGCAVWLHQRESTEPEKSEAVAAGSQ, from the coding sequence ATGTCCCTCTGGCGCGACCCCACCAGACGACGGTGGCTGGCGTGGTTCACGCTCGCCGCGGCCTTCGTGCTCGTCAACTTCCACCGGGTCTCGACGGGCGTGCTCGCCGACGACCTGACCCAGGTGTTCGACACCAGCGCCGCGGAACTGGGACTGCTCCACGCGTCGTTCTTCTACATCTACGCGCCGATGCAACTCGTGGCCGGGATGCTCGCCGACCAGACCGGGACCCGGCGCGTGGCGACCATCGGCTCGCTCGTGATGGCCATCGGCGTGTTCGGGTTCGCGATGAGCGACACCTACCTCGCCGGGTTCGCCAGCCGGGCGCTCATCGGCGTGGGAGCCAGCGTCATCTACATCGCCACCCTGCGGTTCTGTGCGAACTGGTTCGAGACGGGGGAGTTCGCGACCGTCGCCGGCATGACCCTCTCGGCGTCCGCGGTCGGGGGCATCATCGCGACCACCCCGTTGGCCCTGTTCGTCGCGGAGTACGGCTGGCGCTCGGCGTTCCTCACCGTCGGCGCAGTCGGCCTCGTCGGGACCCTCGCAATCTACGTCGCGGTCCGTGACGACCCCGCAGACGCCGGGATGGATCCCATCGAGGGCGCGGCCGACCCACCCGATATCACGCCCCGTGAGACGATCCAGAACGCGAAACTCGTCCTCTCCGAGCGCGAGACGTGGGTCCTCGGCGGGATGCTCTTCTTCGTCATCGGGACGAACTTCACCGTCATGGGCCTCTGGGGTATCCCCTACCTCGTCCAGGCCTACGGCCTCTCGGTCTCGGAGGCGTCCGTGTTCACCCTGCTCGGGAACACCGGGCTCGTGGTCGGGTCGCCCGTGATGGGCTGGCTCTCGGACTGGCTCGGCCGCCGGACCGAGCTCATCGTCGTCGCCGCGGTCGTCTACACCCTCGCCTACGGGGTCATCGCGGCCCTCGGGACGCCCCCGCTCGTGGTCGTCGGCGCTGCGTTCTTCATCATGATGTTCCTCCTCGGGGGGTTCACGCTCGCCTACACCGTCGTCCGGGAGCGGTTCGACGGCGCGGTCAGCGGGACCGCAACGGGGGCGGTCAACGCCCTCGGGTTCTTCGGGGGCGCAGTGTTCCCGGCCATCCTCGGTGCGGCGCTCGACGCCTTCTGGACTGGCGAGCTGGTCGCTGGCTCCCGGGTCTATTCGCTGTTCGGCTACCGCGTCGCGTTCGGTATCGCGACGCTGAACGGACTCATCGCGCTGGGCTGTGCGGTGTGGCTCCACCAGCGGGAATCCACTGAGCCGGAGAAAAGCGAGGCGGTCGCGGCCGGGTCGCAGTAG
- a CDS encoding class I SAM-dependent methyltransferase, producing the protein MVEKDAVRQGYDEVAVVHDEERDEDGPGSAILDTFLDSLDDPTRILDAGCGSGRPVLRRLTDVSDAVGLDISAGQLRLARENAPAAGLLQGDMTTLPFPDDSFDAVVAFWSLIHVPEADHQAVLDEFARVLRPGGRALVCEAAEAWNGENPDWLDEGVEMQWNMAGAQATRDQLETAGFDVEEVWGAPTALDWDRRTHSDDEAADVEDEPEDDAEDDSPWTFFAARLGSQ; encoded by the coding sequence ATGGTCGAGAAGGACGCCGTCCGGCAGGGGTACGACGAGGTCGCCGTGGTCCACGACGAGGAGCGAGACGAAGACGGTCCCGGGTCGGCCATCCTCGACACGTTCCTCGACTCGCTGGACGACCCGACCCGCATCCTCGACGCCGGTTGCGGGAGCGGCCGACCAGTCCTCCGACGGCTCACCGACGTCTCGGACGCAGTCGGGCTCGACATCTCCGCGGGACAGTTGCGCCTCGCCCGGGAGAACGCCCCCGCCGCGGGACTGCTGCAGGGAGACATGACGACCCTCCCGTTCCCGGACGACAGCTTCGACGCCGTCGTCGCGTTCTGGTCGCTTATCCACGTCCCCGAGGCCGACCACCAGGCGGTCCTCGACGAGTTCGCGCGGGTGCTCCGACCGGGGGGTCGAGCCCTCGTCTGCGAGGCGGCCGAGGCGTGGAACGGCGAGAACCCTGACTGGCTCGACGAGGGCGTCGAGATGCAGTGGAACATGGCCGGCGCGCAAGCCACGCGCGACCAACTGGAGACTGCCGGGTTCGACGTCGAGGAGGTGTGGGGTGCGCCGACTGCACTCGACTGGGACCGGCGAACCCACAGCGACGACGAGGCCGCGGACGTGGAGGACGAACCAGAAGACGACGCAGAGGACGACTCCCCGTGGACGTTCTTCGCGGCCCGACTCGGGAGTCAGTGA
- a CDS encoding phosphotransferase family protein, with protein sequence MPESATPIDTTALEAFLADELGTTVTSTEVLADGLNLVIAVETEQDRYVVRRPNKLRETSYINDLRTEYEVMERLRDTPVPAPTPVLFYEDDAILGDSFLVLTALDGDPVPLGSDLPNRFQNPSARRRVGETLIDSLTEIHAVETAPFEGVCDHLRPRDQVDRCIRHLEAATAATGHEIPGVWDVAAWLQDHAPETGETTLIHGDFRPGNVLFSGTDEPEITGVLDWETAMLGDPLVELGYLLLRWRDEGDPTPPLDDLAARYPDHDAIAHLRDVNENGLSPFTAEPGSPTRRELVARYEDRTGYAFENQRFYRALAPFMLVTVWEDLHRHRVEAGADSDWAPHIEHMTMLAEQVVDGSLGL encoded by the coding sequence ATGCCTGAATCCGCCACACCTATCGACACGACCGCGCTCGAAGCGTTCCTCGCGGACGAACTCGGAACCACCGTCACCAGTACCGAGGTCCTCGCGGATGGGCTGAACCTCGTCATCGCAGTCGAGACCGAGCAGGACCGGTACGTGGTCCGCCGGCCGAACAAGTTGCGCGAGACGAGCTACATCAACGACCTCCGGACCGAGTACGAGGTGATGGAGCGACTCCGGGACACGCCGGTCCCGGCCCCGACCCCGGTCCTGTTCTACGAGGACGACGCGATACTCGGCGACTCGTTCCTCGTGTTGACGGCACTCGACGGCGACCCCGTTCCGCTGGGGTCGGACCTGCCGAACCGATTCCAGAACCCCTCGGCACGCCGCCGCGTCGGCGAGACCCTGATAGACTCGCTCACCGAGATTCACGCCGTCGAGACCGCCCCCTTCGAGGGGGTGTGTGACCACCTGCGCCCACGAGACCAGGTCGACCGTTGCATCCGCCACCTCGAAGCGGCGACGGCGGCGACCGGCCACGAGATTCCGGGCGTCTGGGACGTGGCGGCGTGGCTCCAGGACCACGCGCCCGAGACTGGCGAGACGACGTTGATCCACGGCGATTTCAGGCCAGGGAACGTCCTCTTCTCGGGCACCGATGAGCCCGAGATAACCGGCGTCCTCGACTGGGAGACGGCGATGCTCGGGGACCCACTGGTCGAACTCGGCTACCTCCTCTTGCGCTGGCGGGACGAGGGCGACCCGACACCGCCGCTCGACGATCTGGCGGCGAGATACCCCGACCACGACGCGATAGCACACTTGCGGGACGTGAACGAGAACGGACTGAGCCCCTTCACGGCGGAGCCGGGCAGTCCGACCCGGCGGGAGCTGGTCGCCCGATACGAGGACCGGACCGGGTATGCGTTCGAGAACCAGCGGTTCTACCGGGCGCTCGCCCCGTTCATGCTGGTGACGGTGTGGGAGGACCTCCATCGTCACCGGGTCGAAGCCGGGGCGGACTCGGACTGGGCACCACACATCGAGCACATGACCATGCTCGCCGAGCAGGTCGTCGACGGGTCACTCGGCCTGTAG
- a CDS encoding cyclic nucleotide-binding/CBS domain-containing protein yields the protein MSSADRPTVEDVMSTPLETISKDATVMEATQRMRELDISALVVQTNPRAIISSTDVLDAVANGQDVTELKVSDVMTRDVETASPDLYMEEVAAMMTTYGIKHLPVVDDDYVGMISSTDVTAHMS from the coding sequence ATGAGTTCAGCCGACAGACCGACCGTCGAAGACGTGATGTCCACGCCACTGGAGACGATATCGAAGGACGCGACCGTGATGGAAGCCACCCAGCGGATGCGCGAGCTGGACATCAGCGCACTCGTCGTCCAGACCAACCCGCGGGCCATCATCAGCAGCACCGACGTCCTCGACGCCGTCGCAAACGGCCAGGACGTGACGGAATTGAAGGTGTCTGATGTGATGACGCGCGACGTCGAGACCGCCTCTCCCGACCTCTACATGGAGGAGGTCGCGGCGATGATGACCACCTACGGCATCAAGCACCTGCCGGTCGTCGACGACGACTACGTCGGAATGATCTCCTCGACCGACGTGACCGCGCACATGTCGTAA
- a CDS encoding twin-arginine translocation signal domain-containing protein: MRTNRRNFLRALGTAAIAGAAGCLTEATTVPDDSPGGSDPQDLSFETHSYRANDLVVVDGIGPDSVGERYATVVTDETAAREFVSGALDDATRAFIDETDLASEDLLVVQTYLDSISTEFTLDSVQRAGTELRVSATVDEAEMGAQAITYETVLARVDSGSSAPEQVSLSVGGGSPETYAVESPEPVEHGSMHLHHTGALYQDGLTVSDGSGPQFRVRTLTSADAFTLDGQAEAAAFVEGTDFSTQAILALEKQVPSPCESLAAESVEQGRRLRLRAAVEEKDEMCTQQVQLSTLLVRVPAEATTGRKVAAVVTGTDGSERAVLAGQ, translated from the coding sequence ATGCGAACGAACCGCCGAAACTTCCTCCGTGCCCTCGGTACCGCCGCCATCGCGGGTGCCGCGGGCTGCCTGACAGAAGCGACGACCGTCCCCGACGACTCCCCCGGCGGGTCCGACCCCCAGGACCTCTCGTTCGAGACCCACAGCTACCGGGCGAACGACCTCGTCGTCGTGGACGGCATCGGGCCGGACTCGGTCGGCGAGCGCTACGCGACCGTCGTCACCGACGAGACCGCCGCCAGGGAGTTCGTCTCGGGCGCGCTCGACGACGCGACCCGTGCCTTCATCGACGAGACGGACCTCGCCTCCGAGGACCTGCTCGTCGTCCAGACGTACCTCGACAGCATCTCGACCGAGTTCACCCTGGATTCGGTCCAGCGCGCGGGGACAGAACTGCGCGTGAGCGCGACCGTCGACGAGGCCGAGATGGGCGCACAGGCGATCACCTACGAGACGGTGCTGGCCCGCGTCGACTCCGGGTCGTCGGCCCCCGAACAGGTCTCGCTCAGCGTCGGCGGCGGCTCGCCGGAGACCTACGCGGTCGAGTCCCCCGAGCCGGTCGAACACGGCTCGATGCACCTCCATCACACCGGCGCGCTCTACCAGGACGGCCTGACCGTCTCCGACGGGTCGGGGCCGCAGTTCCGCGTGAGAACGCTGACCTCGGCGGACGCCTTCACGCTCGACGGGCAGGCCGAGGCCGCCGCGTTCGTCGAAGGGACCGACTTCTCGACGCAGGCCATCCTCGCCCTGGAGAAGCAGGTCCCGAGCCCCTGTGAGTCGCTGGCTGCAGAGAGCGTCGAACAGGGTCGCCGGCTCCGGCTCCGGGCTGCCGTCGAGGAGAAGGACGAGATGTGCACCCAGCAGGTGCAGCTGTCGACGCTGCTGGTTCGCGTGCCGGCCGAGGCCACGACGGGCCGGAAGGTCGCCGCCGTCGTCACCGGGACCGACGGAAGCGAGCGGGCCGTGCTGGCCGGGCAGTAA
- a CDS encoding GNAT family N-acetyltransferase: MDYRHATVDDIESIQRVAERSWEQDYPDIISRESILDGVHEWYGDDRLREDIAAADTMVLVALSEGDIAGFAHGVLADDTGTLMRVYVDPDHRGDGIGRALVEFATDDFATRGADRVEAMVLTDNEPGNEFYRSLGFEQVQRATTTIGGESYEENIYLKLV, encoded by the coding sequence ATGGACTACCGGCACGCCACCGTCGACGACATCGAGTCGATACAGCGAGTCGCCGAGCGCTCGTGGGAACAGGACTATCCGGACATCATCAGCCGGGAGAGCATCCTCGACGGCGTCCACGAGTGGTACGGGGACGACCGCCTGCGGGAGGACATCGCGGCCGCCGATACGATGGTGCTCGTCGCGCTCTCGGAGGGGGACATCGCCGGGTTCGCACACGGCGTCCTCGCCGACGACACGGGGACGCTGATGCGCGTGTACGTCGACCCCGACCACCGCGGTGACGGCATCGGGCGCGCGCTCGTCGAGTTCGCGACGGACGACTTCGCCACCAGAGGGGCCGACCGCGTCGAGGCGATGGTGCTCACCGACAACGAACCCGGGAACGAGTTCTACCGGAGCCTCGGCTTCGAGCAGGTCCAGCGGGCGACCACGACCATCGGCGGCGAGAGCTACGAGGAGAACATCTACCTGAAACTGGTGTAG
- a CDS encoding DMT family transporter: MRSGLRELAFALAPLTAAALWGGMFVVSEWSFDSLPPLTLAFFRVALGAAVLLPVVRFRGERLPRSEWRTVAGLAGWVSLTMAAQFVGTDLTNASQGSLVTILTPVATVALGALVLGETVSRRRTTGVALAVVGTVVVLAGQYDLSSLAGGSLLGIVGLVVASVAWAAYTVYGTPLVREYSALTTTAYSVAASVPMMAVLAAGELAVVGLPALPGLGVLAAVGYLGIAATAAAWYLWYRGIETVDAGTVAVFFFAQPVVGTVLGVLLLGESVGSEFLAGGTVMAVGIWVVSTEAD; this comes from the coding sequence ATGCGGTCGGGGTTGCGCGAACTCGCGTTCGCGCTCGCCCCGCTCACCGCCGCCGCCCTCTGGGGCGGCATGTTCGTCGTCAGCGAGTGGAGTTTCGACAGTCTCCCACCGCTGACCCTCGCGTTCTTCCGCGTCGCACTCGGTGCGGCCGTGTTGCTTCCGGTGGTCCGGTTCCGTGGTGAGCGACTGCCACGCTCGGAGTGGCGCACCGTCGCCGGCCTCGCCGGCTGGGTGTCCCTCACGATGGCGGCGCAGTTCGTCGGCACCGACCTGACGAACGCGAGCCAGGGCTCGCTGGTCACCATCCTGACGCCGGTCGCGACCGTCGCGCTCGGCGCACTCGTCCTCGGTGAGACCGTCTCGCGCCGGCGAACCACGGGCGTCGCCCTCGCGGTCGTCGGGACCGTCGTCGTCCTCGCCGGGCAGTACGACCTCTCGTCGCTGGCGGGCGGGAGCCTCCTCGGTATCGTGGGACTGGTCGTTGCGAGCGTCGCCTGGGCGGCCTACACCGTCTACGGGACGCCACTGGTCCGCGAGTACTCGGCGCTGACGACGACCGCCTACTCGGTGGCCGCGTCGGTCCCCATGATGGCGGTGCTCGCCGCCGGTGAACTCGCCGTGGTCGGTCTCCCCGCGCTCCCGGGCCTCGGCGTCCTCGCGGCCGTCGGCTACCTCGGTATCGCGGCCACGGCCGCCGCGTGGTACCTGTGGTACCGCGGCATCGAGACGGTGGACGCTGGCACCGTCGCGGTGTTCTTCTTCGCCCAGCCGGTCGTGGGGACCGTGCTGGGCGTGCTATTGCTCGGTGAGTCGGTCGGGTCGGAGTTCCTCGCGGGTGGGACCGTGATGGCCGTGGGTATCTGGGTCGTCAGCACGGAAGCCGACTGA